In one window of Dehalococcoidia bacterium DNA:
- a CDS encoding hydantoinase/oxoprolinase family protein, with amino-acid sequence MEHQVQIIASDAGGTMTDMMVVDSEGNFTIGKAATTPQDQSLGVWESLTDAFEYWDIDFKKQAGNILPGVEAIVYCGTSMMNVLLTATGKNVGVITQRGDEDVFIHERSRQTWTGYGYQDVLHHVTHHHNMPLVPRRLVKGVTGRIDMFSMEAIPLYEHEVERAVEELLDEGVEAIAVSLWYSYLNPIHELRVSEIAQEVMQKRGRQVPVYLSCQLCPITREQPRLNTLVLHASAAEPGREQLSGIERKLQDSGYRYPLQIVLAHGGVTNIRYPRIYEGCFSGPIGGLLGVRYLEQVMGTGNWVCSDMGGTSFDVGLIMSGEPVMLREVVINRRIFNIPTLLMDTIGAGTGMYVTIDPI; translated from the coding sequence ATGGAACACCAGGTACAGATAATCGCCAGTGACGCCGGCGGCACCATGACTGACATGATGGTGGTAGACAGCGAGGGAAACTTCACCATCGGCAAGGCGGCAACTACCCCTCAGGATCAATCTCTGGGTGTTTGGGAGTCGCTGACGGATGCTTTCGAGTACTGGGATATCGATTTCAAGAAGCAGGCGGGTAATATACTTCCCGGTGTCGAGGCTATCGTCTACTGCGGCACTTCGATGATGAATGTGCTTCTCACCGCCACGGGTAAAAATGTGGGGGTTATCACCCAACGGGGGGATGAAGACGTCTTCATCCACGAACGGAGCCGCCAGACGTGGACCGGGTATGGTTATCAGGATGTTCTGCATCACGTAACGCATCACCACAACATGCCCCTGGTTCCTCGGAGATTGGTTAAGGGGGTGACCGGGCGAATAGATATGTTCTCGATGGAGGCCATACCCCTCTATGAGCATGAGGTTGAGAGGGCGGTCGAGGAGCTGCTGGATGAGGGGGTGGAGGCCATCGCCGTCTCCCTGTGGTATTCATACCTGAACCCGATTCATGAGCTGAGGGTGTCCGAGATAGCCCAGGAGGTGATGCAGAAGCGGGGTCGGCAGGTGCCGGTGTATCTCTCTTGCCAGCTTTGTCCTATTACCAGGGAGCAACCGCGACTCAACACGCTCGTGCTCCATGCCAGCGCTGCAGAGCCTGGACGCGAACAGCTGTCTGGGATTGAGCGCAAGCTCCAGGACAGTGGATACAGGTATCCTCTTCAGATAGTTCTGGCGCACGGAGGCGTGACCAATATCCGCTACCCCCGAATCTATGAAGGGTGCTTCTCCGGGCCTATCGGGGGTCTGCTCGGGGTTCGCTATCTGGAGCAGGTGATGGGGACAGGCAACTGGGTCTGCTCCGACATGGGCGGTACCAGCTTCGACGTGGGCCTCATCATGAGCGGCGAGCCCGTCATGCTGCGCGAGGTGGTCATCAACCGCAGGATATTCAATATTCCCACCCTGCTCATGGATACCATCGGCGCCGGCACCGGCATGTATGTTACCATCGACCCCATCA
- a CDS encoding choice-of-anchor U domain-containing protein produces MNTGTKKWLTSLSIAAVLTAALAVPLLSLNAALGDPGDIGDLVIDRLEVDTVGDQPSMTYVSNNIYAIAYKSGSGNLTTVEIATNGSITDPILATYKYQTDDKDEEPSIVRVSDDTIAVAYKGTDDHGWLETFAINLTAGASFGNITPVDSLEFDEVKCKKSSMTSMTYVSNNIYAIAYESSSGNLTTVEITTNGSITYPILATYKYQTDDKGEEPSIVRVSDDTVAVAYKGTDDHGWLETFAINLTAGASFGNITPVDSLEFDEVKCKKPSMTSMTYVSNDVYAIAYKSSSGNLTTVEIATNGSITDPILATYKYQTDDKGDEPSIVRVSDDTVAVAYKGTDNAGFLKTFTINLTAGASFGNITFVDFLEFDDLKGDQPSMVYVANGVYAIAYKGGSVHLVTVEITTPTPTPTPTPTPTPTPTPTPTPTPTPTPTPTPTPTPTPTPTPTPTPTPTTSATVATATVTGNATFSTSSGTIQNLNAHAKSTLSCPAEGNGNLQFPHGFFSFNITGLSNGESVTVTITLPSAVPVGTQYWKCGPTPGDASNHWYQLPMGDDDGDNIVTITLVDNGLGDDVLTGEDGEIVDDGGPGVPPVGGEVYPVNRVAILAPWLALAALMAVALAVLVITKRRRIA; encoded by the coding sequence GTGAACACGGGTACGAAGAAATGGCTTACATCTCTATCAATAGCGGCCGTGCTGACAGCGGCGCTGGCAGTCCCGCTGCTGAGCCTCAATGCCGCACTGGGGGATCCTGGCGACATAGGTGATTTAGTAATAGATAGACTAGAGGTTGACACCGTGGGTGACCAGCCAAGTATGACCTATGTCTCCAATAATATTTACGCCATAGCATATAAAAGTGGCTCAGGTAATCTGACGACGGTTGAGATTGCCACCAATGGCAGCATTACTGATCCCATACTGGCTACCTATAAGTATCAAACTGACGACAAGGATGAGGAGCCCAGTATAGTCCGTGTTTCCGATGATACTATCGCCGTGGCCTACAAAGGAACTGACGATCATGGTTGGCTGGAGACGTTTGCGATAAATCTCACCGCCGGGGCCAGTTTTGGCAATATAACCCCTGTAGATTCTCTGGAGTTTGATGAGGTAAAGTGTAAGAAGTCCAGTATGACCAGTATGACCTATGTTTCCAATAATATTTACGCCATAGCATATGAAAGTAGCTCAGGTAATCTGACGACGGTTGAGATTACCACCAATGGCAGCATAACTTATCCCATACTGGCTACCTATAAGTATCAAACTGACGACAAGGGTGAGGAGCCCAGTATAGTCCGTGTTTCCGATGATACTGTCGCCGTGGCCTACAAAGGAACTGACGATCATGGTTGGCTGGAGACGTTTGCGATAAATCTCACCGCCGGGGCCAGTTTTGGCAATATAACCCCTGTAGATTCTCTGGAGTTTGATGAGGTAAAGTGTAAGAAGCCCAGTATGACCAGTATGACCTATGTTTCCAATGATGTGTACGCCATAGCATATAAAAGTAGCTCAGGTAATCTGACGACGGTTGAGATTGCCACCAATGGCAGCATAACTGACCCCATACTAGCTACCTATAAGTATCAAACTGACGACAAGGGTGACGAGCCCAGTATAGTCCGTGTTTCCGATGATACTGTCGCCGTGGCCTACAAAGGAACTGACAATGCTGGTTTCCTGAAAACGTTTACGATAAATCTCACCGCCGGGGCCAGTTTTGGTAATATAACCTTTGTAGATTTTCTGGAGTTTGATGATTTAAAGGGTGATCAGCCCAGCATGGTCTATGTTGCCAATGGTGTTTACGCCATAGCATATAAAGGTGGCTCAGTTCATTTGGTGACGGTTGAAATCACCACTCCTACTCCGACACCGACACCGACACCAACACCTACTCCAACTCCTACACCCACACCCACGCCTACACCTACACCTACTCCAACACCTACACCCACACCTACACCTACACCTACACCTACTCCTACTCCTACTCCTACGCCCACTACTAGCGCCACGGTAGCCACAGCCACCGTCACGGGCAATGCCACCTTCTCTACAAGCTCGGGCACGATACAGAACCTGAACGCCCATGCTAAGTCAACGCTATCCTGCCCCGCTGAAGGTAATGGGAATCTTCAGTTCCCACATGGCTTCTTCTCATTTAATATTACAGGGCTATCCAACGGCGAGAGCGTAACTGTCACCATAACGCTTCCCTCTGCCGTCCCGGTGGGAACCCAGTACTGGAAGTGCGGCCCAACTCCCGGCGATGCCTCCAATCACTGGTACCAGTTGCCTATGGGTGACGACGATGGGGATAACATTGTCACCATAACGCTGGTAGATAACGGACTGGGCGATGATGTCCTGACCGGGGAAGACGGCGAGATAGTTGATGATGGAGGCCCCGGGGTTCCACCCGTTGGGGGCGAGGTCTACCCGGTGAACAGGGTAGCCATTTTGGCACCGTGGCTTGCTCTTGCGGCGCTGATGGCAGTGGCCTTGGCAGTCTTAGTGATAACGAAGAGAAGACGCATTGCGTAG
- a CDS encoding serine hydrolase domain-containing protein — protein MAVSGKCAPKFERVREEFERNFKEREEVGASVCVTLDGETVVDIWGGTADVDTGEPWKEDTVSVVFSATKGATALCAHILASRGLLDIDAPVVKYWPEFGKAGKENITVKMLLNHQAGLPHVRKPLPQGAYYNWDIMVHALEEQEPFWEPGTRHGYEFVVFGWLAGEVVRRVSGKSLGRFLQDEVAKPLGLDFWIGLPEEMEPRVSKIIMFDPQQMLDTPFMRTALADPNSIQGLALFNDGGTLTVDGVDSRAIHAAEVGGAGGITNARGLAGMYAPLACGGSLNGVNLVDRDTLARMSTVSSSTGQDMTLLIPMRFSLGFIKSHDNRRQPPGMQDSMILSEDAFGHPGAGGSIGFADPRERISFGYMMNKMGPGLGLNPRGQSLVDAVYISLGFRSNASGSWLR, from the coding sequence ATGGCTGTTTCAGGAAAGTGTGCCCCCAAATTCGAGCGCGTGCGCGAGGAATTCGAGCGCAACTTCAAGGAGCGGGAAGAGGTCGGGGCCTCTGTGTGTGTTACCTTGGACGGCGAAACTGTTGTAGATATCTGGGGCGGCACGGCTGATGTCGACACCGGCGAGCCATGGAAGGAGGACACGGTCTCGGTCGTCTTCTCCGCCACTAAGGGGGCGACAGCCCTCTGTGCCCATATCCTCGCTTCCCGGGGCCTATTGGATATTGACGCTCCCGTAGTGAAATACTGGCCCGAGTTTGGTAAGGCCGGTAAGGAGAACATCACGGTGAAGATGCTACTCAACCACCAGGCGGGTCTCCCACATGTCCGTAAGCCGTTACCCCAAGGGGCGTACTACAACTGGGACATAATGGTACACGCACTTGAGGAGCAAGAGCCATTCTGGGAGCCTGGTACACGACATGGTTATGAATTCGTGGTGTTTGGGTGGTTGGCCGGTGAGGTGGTGAGGCGTGTATCGGGCAAATCGCTCGGTCGCTTCCTCCAAGACGAAGTGGCAAAACCTCTCGGGCTTGACTTCTGGATCGGCCTGCCAGAGGAGATGGAACCGCGGGTCTCAAAGATCATTATGTTCGACCCTCAGCAAATGCTTGACACACCCTTTATGAGAACTGCCCTGGCAGATCCGAACTCTATCCAGGGCCTAGCGCTATTTAACGACGGTGGCACCTTGACCGTGGACGGCGTTGACTCGCGCGCCATCCATGCAGCTGAGGTCGGAGGGGCTGGCGGTATAACAAATGCTCGTGGACTTGCCGGCATGTATGCTCCACTAGCGTGCGGAGGAAGCCTCAATGGCGTCAATCTGGTGGATCGTGACACCCTTGCGCGGATGTCTACGGTGTCTTCCTCGACTGGCCAAGATATGACACTCCTTATCCCCATGCGATTCTCCCTGGGGTTTATCAAATCACACGATAATAGGAGACAACCTCCGGGCATGCAGGATAGCATGATCCTAAGCGAAGACGCATTCGGCCACCCGGGAGCCGGGGGGTCCATCGGGTTCGCTGACCCACGTGAGAGGATTTCATTCGGCTACATGATGAATAAGATGGGCCCTGGTTTGGGGCTGAATCCCAGGGGACAAAGCCTTGTTGATGCCGTCTATATCTCGCTCGGTTTCAGATCGAACGCGTCCGGTAGTTGGTTGCGGTGA
- a CDS encoding PadR family transcriptional regulator, which yields MKYVILDLIKDKPRYGYEVIRILEERSHGFYTPSPGAVYPTLQLLEEMGYISAAQMDGKKIYTITDEGRAFLMEHGQFAEGIKRQMRDCWSSENTAEIRETMAEIGRLGRLVGQRFRGIDTEKMRSIREVISRAYRDIETILEK from the coding sequence TTGAAGTATGTCATCCTTGACCTAATAAAAGATAAGCCTCGATATGGCTATGAGGTGATCCGGATATTAGAAGAGCGCTCTCACGGTTTCTACACACCCAGCCCCGGGGCCGTATACCCCACGCTTCAACTACTTGAGGAAATGGGGTACATTTCTGCCGCCCAAATGGATGGGAAAAAAATCTACACGATAACAGATGAAGGTCGCGCTTTCCTAATGGAACACGGGCAGTTCGCTGAAGGTATAAAGAGGCAAATGAGAGATTGCTGGAGTTCGGAGAATACTGCAGAGATACGCGAGACTATGGCCGAAATCGGGCGGCTTGGACGTCTGGTTGGGCAACGTTTTCGCGGTATAGACACGGAAAAGATGCGGAGTATTCGAGAAGTCATATCGCGTGCTTACAGAGATATTGAGACAATACTGGAGAAATAA
- a CDS encoding flavodoxin domain-containing protein, which yields MEDRILIAYASKYGSTAEIAEYIGQVLRNMGIEVDVRNVNAVNDISQYKNIIIGSATRMDKLLSEAVKFATKNESNLRRMKTAYFIVGVTMKQNTPENREKVKGFLEPLYRIREPVSIGLFAGKIDYSKVGFSWKVMAKLDKSGLMEEGDFRNWDTISKWANEIAPALTDNSTN from the coding sequence ATGGAGGATAGGATACTTATTGCATATGCAAGTAAATATGGGTCAACTGCCGAAATTGCTGAATACATCGGTCAGGTTCTTCGCAATATGGGTATTGAAGTCGATGTTCGCAATGTGAATGCAGTAAATGATATCTCACAATATAAAAATATCATCATCGGCAGCGCCACCAGGATGGACAAGTTGCTTTCAGAAGCAGTGAAATTTGCCACGAAGAATGAGTCTAATCTCCGTCGAATGAAGACGGCCTATTTCATCGTGGGCGTTACTATGAAACAAAACACTCCAGAGAATAGGGAGAAGGTCAAAGGATTCCTGGAGCCGCTTTACCGCATACGTGAGCCAGTTAGTATTGGGCTATTTGCTGGTAAGATTGACTATAGCAAGGTGGGATTTTCTTGGAAGGTGATGGCTAAACTAGACAAATCAGGTCTAATGGAGGAAGGTGACTTTCGAAACTGGGATACTATTAGCAAATGGGCTAATGAAATAGCTCCTGCATTAACAGATAATTCGACCAACTAA
- a CDS encoding flavodoxin family protein, producing MSEVDINILGLSATPVKDGNCDTFVKESLKGARELEGEIGKVKTEFVTLAGKKIAMCQNCQWCIENKAPCKVKDDAQGIFDKIVAADGIIFGAPTWGLTLSPPLTVLWSRVRYYAIFTQLMNNKVTGYLTVGFFGLGFDACLDQMENLVKRMMIPVARGWGVTSTIFSGDRPRYLKNGVRDDRRGMLMAKQVGIRVVEVTRMIKYATQHGIVLPDEYKTTVFGGHWEKGKEKVYIDGVWRDKGSGG from the coding sequence ATGAGCGAGGTTGATATTAATATCCTGGGCCTCTCGGCAACACCGGTTAAGGACGGCAACTGCGACACATTTGTGAAAGAAAGCCTCAAGGGAGCCAGGGAGCTGGAGGGTGAAATCGGTAAAGTGAAGACCGAGTTCGTCACGCTGGCAGGTAAAAAGATCGCCATGTGCCAAAATTGTCAGTGGTGCATCGAGAATAAGGCACCATGTAAGGTAAAGGATGATGCCCAGGGGATATTCGATAAGATTGTCGCCGCCGACGGCATTATCTTCGGCGCACCGACGTGGGGGCTGACCCTGTCTCCCCCGCTCACTGTCCTTTGGTCCAGGGTTAGATACTACGCCATCTTTACCCAGCTAATGAATAACAAGGTTACCGGCTACCTGACCGTGGGATTTTTCGGCCTAGGCTTCGATGCCTGCCTGGACCAGATGGAGAACCTGGTGAAGAGGATGATGATACCCGTGGCCAGGGGCTGGGGTGTTACCAGTACGATCTTTTCTGGAGATAGGCCGAGATACCTCAAGAATGGGGTGCGCGACGACAGAAGGGGAATGCTCATGGCGAAACAGGTGGGGATACGGGTAGTGGAGGTGACCCGCATGATAAAATACGCTACCCAGCACGGCATAGTGCTTCCCGATGAATATAAGACCACCGTCTTCGGCGGGCACTGGGAGAAAGGGAAGGAGAAGGTTTATATCGACGGTGTGTGGAGGGATAAGGGTAGTGGGGGATAA
- a CDS encoding acetyl-CoA hydrolase/transferase C-terminal domain-containing protein yields the protein MGDKPHRKASAAEAIAAVKPGDMVFIEGTCGEPRTLVDALVEDRERLKGTHLLDSRVIPGSPYAGFTDFFHIVTMHVSPDLRKGVEDGTIDFLPVSLTQTPSLFTTTVPLDVALVHVSPPDENGYLSFGAVPGFNRDAALAARTAIAQVNEQMPYTYGDSLIHVSDLDYLVEVSRPVQPWPEPKIGAEEEAVARVVSQRISDGDTLCIGVGAIPEALVRMLGDRRHLGIHTGMISDSTVDLMDSGVVTNERKAIDRGKTVSGAAAGTDKLFRFIHKNPQVEMHPYTYTHDANIIRQFDNFITIVSAIEVDLSGQVNAETIRGRQISAVGGQAEWLRGAAVAPGGRSIIAFTSSIQGKSCRHSRIIPQLQEGTITSVPRYDVDCVATEYGIAELRGRTMAQRAQALTSIAHPDFRNELEKARHHID from the coding sequence GTGGGGGATAAACCTCACCGAAAGGCAAGCGCCGCGGAAGCGATCGCAGCGGTAAAACCGGGCGATATGGTATTTATCGAGGGAACCTGCGGCGAGCCGCGCACGCTGGTAGATGCCCTGGTTGAGGATAGGGAGAGGCTCAAGGGCACTCATCTGCTAGACAGCAGGGTTATCCCCGGCTCCCCGTATGCCGGCTTCACCGATTTTTTTCATATCGTAACCATGCATGTGAGCCCCGACCTGAGGAAAGGTGTCGAGGACGGCACCATCGATTTCCTGCCGGTCAGCCTGACCCAGACCCCCTCCCTGTTTACCACAACCGTGCCCCTGGATGTTGCCCTGGTGCATGTCTCCCCGCCTGATGAGAATGGCTACTTGAGCTTCGGGGCTGTTCCCGGCTTCAACCGCGATGCAGCGCTTGCTGCCCGCACTGCCATCGCACAGGTGAACGAGCAGATGCCGTATACCTACGGCGATAGCCTCATACACGTAAGCGATCTCGACTACCTGGTAGAGGTCTCCCGCCCAGTCCAGCCCTGGCCCGAACCCAAAATAGGCGCTGAGGAGGAGGCGGTGGCGAGGGTGGTGAGCCAGCGCATATCTGACGGGGACACGCTTTGTATCGGCGTGGGCGCCATACCTGAAGCCCTGGTCAGAATGCTCGGTGACCGGCGCCATCTTGGCATCCACACCGGAATGATAAGCGATAGCACCGTTGACCTCATGGATAGCGGCGTGGTGACCAACGAGCGCAAGGCAATCGACAGGGGTAAAACAGTGAGCGGCGCCGCCGCCGGCACCGATAAGCTCTTCCGCTTCATCCACAAAAACCCGCAGGTTGAGATGCACCCCTATACCTATACCCACGACGCCAATATTATTCGCCAGTTCGATAATTTCATAACCATAGTCTCCGCGATCGAGGTCGACCTCAGCGGACAGGTTAATGCCGAAACTATCAGGGGCAGGCAGATTAGCGCCGTGGGGGGACAGGCGGAGTGGCTGAGGGGGGCGGCGGTAGCTCCCGGCGGTAGGTCGATCATTGCATTTACCTCATCGATACAGGGTAAGTCTTGCCGCCACTCCCGCATCATCCCACAGCTTCAGGAGGGCACCATCACCAGCGTGCCGCGCTATGATGTTGACTGTGTGGCAACCGAATATGGCATCGCCGAGCTTAGGGGCAGGACCATGGCCCAGCGTGCCCAGGCCCTTACCTCCATCGCCCATCCTGACTTCCGGAACGAATTGGAAAAGGCGAGGCACCATATAGACTAA
- a CDS encoding MFS transporter has product MAHNNTPSRKIETKWLVLAAVMLGSFMGPLDASIVNTVLPAITQYFHTDVSIAQWVPTVYLLTISCLILFYGRLGDIFGYRRIFLYGLAGFTVTSLLCGLSQSIWMLIAFRALQGLSAGMIMAVGMAIITSAFPPTERGKALGIYAISIAAALGLGPTIGGAVAEHLSWRYVFIINVPIGVVALLWCYRVIPQGVTKPGQHLDWYGVLAAFVFLLSLLLYTNRGQDWGWLSPASISLLMVALISGVAFIWLERRVKQPMLNLALFRSRVFGFASLSALLNFVAIYAVVFLTPFYLTFVLHYSILKVGLVMAASPVATLFVAPAAGALSDRIGSRGLAFCGMIICAVGLFLLSGLGATSSSIDVIWRLVICGVGGGMFQSPNNSAIMGSVPVIHLGVASGMLAAMRNVGMVLGIALAGAVLYNLAPVAASGQIGPLASAEVEEFLAGVRWAFIAGAIVACIAAVTSLAAVERPGEA; this is encoded by the coding sequence ATGGCCCATAACAACACACCGTCGAGGAAAATCGAAACCAAGTGGCTAGTCCTGGCTGCCGTGATGCTGGGCAGTTTCATGGGCCCCCTGGATGCCAGCATAGTCAATACCGTTCTCCCCGCCATTACCCAATACTTCCATACCGATGTCTCTATAGCACAGTGGGTGCCGACGGTTTACCTGCTGACCATTAGCTGCCTCATCCTGTTCTACGGCCGGCTGGGGGACATATTCGGATACAGGAGGATTTTCCTCTACGGCCTGGCTGGCTTCACCGTCACCTCTCTACTGTGCGGTCTCTCACAGAGCATCTGGATGTTAATAGCGTTCAGGGCACTGCAGGGACTTTCAGCGGGCATGATTATGGCTGTGGGCATGGCTATCATCACCTCGGCCTTCCCGCCTACCGAGCGGGGAAAGGCCCTGGGCATCTACGCTATTAGCATCGCTGCGGCCCTGGGCCTGGGGCCGACTATTGGCGGCGCTGTCGCCGAGCATCTCAGCTGGCGCTACGTCTTTATAATCAACGTTCCCATCGGTGTAGTCGCCCTATTGTGGTGCTACCGGGTCATACCTCAGGGGGTCACCAAGCCCGGGCAGCATCTCGACTGGTACGGGGTCCTGGCCGCCTTCGTCTTTCTGCTCAGCCTGCTTCTCTATACCAATAGAGGTCAGGACTGGGGGTGGCTGTCCCCTGCCTCTATTAGCCTGCTCATGGTAGCGCTCATCTCCGGCGTGGCCTTTATCTGGCTGGAGCGGAGGGTGAAACAGCCGATGCTCAACCTGGCGCTGTTCAGAAGCCGTGTGTTCGGCTTTGCCAGCCTGAGCGCCCTTCTCAACTTCGTGGCGATCTACGCGGTAGTTTTCCTGACACCCTTCTACCTGACCTTCGTGTTGCATTATAGTATCCTCAAAGTGGGGCTGGTTATGGCCGCATCACCCGTCGCCACCCTGTTCGTGGCGCCCGCGGCCGGTGCGCTCTCCGACCGTATCGGCAGCCGGGGCCTGGCCTTCTGCGGCATGATCATCTGCGCCGTAGGTCTGTTCTTACTGAGCGGCCTGGGTGCCACCTCCAGCAGCATCGATGTCATCTGGCGGCTTGTCATCTGCGGTGTGGGAGGAGGGATGTTCCAGAGCCCCAATAACAGCGCCATCATGGGCAGTGTGCCGGTCATTCACCTGGGCGTTGCATCGGGAATGCTGGCCGCGATGCGTAATGTAGGAATGGTTCTTGGGATAGCTCTTGCCGGTGCGGTGCTGTATAACCTGGCTCCGGTGGCGGCCTCCGGTCAGATAGGCCCACTTGCCAGCGCGGAGGTGGAGGAGTTCCTCGCTGGCGTGCGCTGGGCGTTCATAGCCGGCGCCATAGTGGCGTGTATCGCTGCAGTGACCTCGCTGGCGGCGGTGGAGCGGCCTGGAGAGGCTTAG
- a CDS encoding enoyl-CoA hydratase/isomerase family protein, with protein sequence MSYCLYEVDKEKRIATLTFNRPEKLHALVPMDDLEEVISRLYEADRDDNVAVVVMKGSGRAFGAGYDIDAVRSRRGFSEDKRPPQRRRYWGVDEWWGRRGILQKILTCDKVTIAQVHGYCYGGHFEMMCACDLAIASEDALFTHPGYTYLGIEGPIPLYVLMIGWRRVKEMMLLGDPLTASKAHEFGLVNRVVPLSKLEEEVAEIAEKIAGRPLDGIVMGKKEFQLAMDIMGLSAGYDLASISHTLMSNLKFGPGEFNLMREMKDKGRTGMYSARDKRYGDQAWRAEGAEKKKKK encoded by the coding sequence TTGAGTTACTGTCTCTACGAGGTTGATAAGGAGAAGAGGATTGCAACGCTTACCTTTAATCGACCGGAGAAGCTGCATGCCCTGGTGCCGATGGACGATCTGGAGGAGGTTATCTCCAGGTTATACGAGGCAGATAGGGACGATAATGTGGCGGTGGTAGTCATGAAAGGGTCGGGGCGGGCGTTCGGGGCGGGGTATGATATCGATGCGGTGCGCTCGCGGCGTGGCTTCAGTGAGGATAAGCGTCCCCCGCAGAGGAGGAGGTACTGGGGGGTGGATGAGTGGTGGGGGCGGAGGGGCATCCTGCAGAAGATACTCACCTGTGATAAGGTGACCATTGCCCAGGTGCACGGCTACTGCTACGGAGGCCATTTCGAGATGATGTGTGCCTGTGACCTGGCCATCGCCAGCGAGGATGCGCTTTTTACCCACCCCGGCTACACCTATCTCGGCATCGAGGGCCCGATTCCCCTTTATGTACTCATGATCGGGTGGCGCAGGGTAAAGGAGATGATGCTTCTGGGAGACCCGCTCACCGCCAGCAAAGCACACGAATTTGGTCTGGTTAACAGGGTGGTGCCCCTCAGTAAACTGGAAGAGGAAGTTGCTGAGATAGCTGAGAAAATAGCCGGCCGGCCCCTTGACGGTATCGTGATGGGCAAGAAAGAGTTCCAGTTGGCGATGGACATAATGGGGCTTTCCGCCGGCTACGACCTGGCCAGCATTTCCCACACCCTGATGAGCAATCTAAAGTTTGGGCCTGGAGAGTTTAACCTGATGCGGGAGATGAAGGACAAGGGGCGCACGGGCATGTATTCAGCTAGAGACAAGCGTTACGGTGACCAGGCCTGGCGCGCGGAAGGTGCTGAGAAAAAGAAGAAAAAATAG